The Carassius gibelio isolate Cgi1373 ecotype wild population from Czech Republic chromosome A19, carGib1.2-hapl.c, whole genome shotgun sequence genome segment tgtgtgtgtctgtgggtagGTGGAGGGGGTGTATATGGATATATTGTATATGCATGCATGGTGTCTGAAAGAGGGACTGTCCCAAGCATATCAAGCTGTTTAAGAGTACCTTTAGAAGTGTAGCATGCAGGTGCTATAGATTGGAGATCAGATCTCCCACACAGATTTTTGAGATCAATGTATAGGCCTCTTTCTATTCATATTCCAGCCCTGAGGCTATGCTCCGCTGCTGTTTTAATTAACCTAGAGTTGATGTTGAGAACCTCCAGTTTCAATGTCAACATACAAGTGTTGTTTTCTGTTCCATTCTGTTTGTTTAACACTGAATAAATATTACTAGTATTGCTGATGTGATTCACTTTTTTGTTGCTCTCCGTTCGgcctgttaaagggttagttcacacaaattTGGAAAACATTTGCTATATTCAGAACGGCATACTACTGTACTCTTACTTTTCCTGCCAGAGAAAGATATGGTACAAATAGTAAGAGTAGTATACTAGTTTGTGGTCATTATTTAATCACCAAACCCACATGTATTCTCTTGAAATacatgaaatacaaaaataagtgtGCTTAATCATTGTGCACTTGTACTGTACTTCAGAttttaattacagtaaaaaaaaaaaaaaaaaaaaactctacttGCAGGTAACAATTTTAATGATTGTAAAGGCACTTAAGTGCACTTTCATGAcacttttacatttgtaaaaagcaGCTTTTATAATGATGTCAAATGAAAAGTtttgttttaaagtaatttttaaagaatgttttaataatcttttgtcagGATTTAAAGAAGTACGCTTTTTTGTGTAGACTAACATACTATAGCACACGTACTTGAGTTATCGTTTTAACGGTAgtgtgtttattacatttaaatttatgcatttagcagacgcaacTTACAGTGCTTTCAAGCTATCAAGTTTAACCTATCATATTATAATTGTGTATTTACAAATATCATCCTTCTCtaacatttttttctcatttttattcgttgacaaAAATGTCAATAAATTTGCATCatagtttttgtcatttaaaaagagttttcgTACGTTATCGTCGGTGAATTAAATATTATGACAAAAATTATttgtcaacgaaattaacactggcttGTACAGCATGATATATTCCCAATCTTGCGAAGccataaaatagcttttttttaggAAAGACATTTCCACAAAAGAAGGACATTTCTGGGTTATCTGTAGTCCTACACCTGTCGTGGGTCAGTGATGGGGGGTGAACTCCAGTGCAGGTTCACACAGCATGTTCTTTCAGCTGTTACGTTGGGTTTTCCAGCTACAGGTCGAGTGAGGAGTACGTGTATGTCCGAGGCCGCGGGAGAGGCCGATATGTATGTGAAGAGTGTGGGATACGCTGTAAGAAACCCAGCATGCTGCGCAAACACATACGTCTGCACACGGACGCTCGGCCCTACGTCTGCCAGCACTGCAACTTTGCCTTCAAAACCAAAGGTACTGAACGCTGCACAGCCGAGGAATGGAGATCTGTGGCTTTTAGTCCATATCTGCCTGTATATAAAGTACTTAGTTACTGCACGTGATATACGTACGTTTCATATTTTCTTGTGTTCCCATGTCGAAATTGCTTTCCTCAGGGAATCTGACTAAACACATGAAGTCGAAGGCTCATGGGAAGAGGTGTCCAGAGGGAACTGCTCCAGGACCAGTGCAGTGTGAGCTTGAGACAGATGAAGGAGGTGAGGGGGGGGGAAAGCATTTCGAGGAACTTTCGACTCAGAAAAAGGCTagaaatttatataaaatgatacGTATATAAACCTTGTATTttgcattatgtgtgtgtgtggttatagttttttatttgttaaaagtacagtaaaataaaatacaaattccgAATtctaaaaaaacaccaatacaatttaaagtaactgttttctggATGTTTtcaaatgtcacatgatcctacagaaaccATTGTACAGTAGTATactgatgtatttttttaatagaggATTTGCTGTAATTTATAGAGAGTAAAAAGccacatttgtttgaaatagaaattgtttgtcaaattataaattatgacacttttgatcaatttagtgtatttttgtgctatcatttaaattttataaatataaaattaatattataccacaaggataaattaaattaaattaaattaaatgtatgcatttagcagacacttttatccaaagcaacttacagtgcattcaggctatcaacttttacctgtcatgtgttcccggggaatcgaacccccaaccttgcgctttatAGCACAgagctctaccaattgagctacaggaacattgaAGGATAATGGATACAATTTACATGATTTCAGACACATTCTGACATTTTTCATAATTCTGTTAATTGAAAGCATTAAAACTGTGACTGTcagttttacttaaaaatatatatatgatacctACAGTAATATAATGACTCAGTAATTGCAAATAATTGCATATAACAGTATTTGTGTATGCAGTGGATTGCTGTGGCATATAGCTTGTTTCATATGGTCAGGGGGCATGTATTTCAGTCTAATGATCTGTGCCTAGTGAAAGCTGATAGGACTGCCTTGTGCTGTAGGGGACAGTGAGAAGCATGTCCTGGAGACGGAGCCGATAGAGGAGCATCAGTTCTCAGACGCAGAGGACTCAGATGTGGACGAGCCTGATGATAATGATGAAGCTTCGTGCTCCTCCTCATCTCTCTCCAGAGACGCTCCTGGCTCCTGTGACGTCTCAGGCCTGTCGAACCCAGGCTGGGAACCGCATCCCAAAGCGCCTGTCAGCATGAGCCCCAGGAAACCGAGCCACTATGGACAAGCCTCCTCTCCTAAGACCACCAAATCTATCGTAACCCTTCCACACCTTCAAGCCGCTGTAGAGACGTGCTCGTCCCCCATCCACAGCATGTCTCCTGGCCTGCAAATGTCCCCATCTTTACCAGCGTCTCCTGGACCAGACTTGTCCCCTCTACGCTGTCCCTCTCCATCGTCCTGTCTGTCCTCTTTGTCTCCTTCAAACCACCGAGCCTCATCGTTCCCAGATCCGTTCCCTCCGTCTCCCAGTTGTCCACTTGCATTGAGCGTCGGGGCCAGTGTGACGATTCAGTACCAAGCCGAAAGATCCAGAGACTCAACGAAAGCCTGTCCCAGCAGACCAGACCTCAAGACCAAACCAGTGAGTGTCTGACAGGACTTTTCTTTTCTCTGGCTTATTTATGGTCACTGCACAGAGGAACCATAATGAAACACTGTTAAAAGACAGAATGAGACACGTATGTCTTTAACCTGCACACCGTGTCATttattaaaagtgcatttttatatCGGTCTAATCTGAAATAGAGGTTTCCAGTTTAAACCTGTTTTGTTCAGTTCGTCTAAAAGCAAATAACACTCcccagagaaaaaataaaaaaaataaaatcaaaataaacagctttgtttaaatagtatttttgctTGACGCCAGAGTGTTGATGTGCAAAACACAAAcagtttgattattattattattattcttatagtACATCAGATTTTAGCAGAAAATGGCATGCATATTTTaagaagaaattacatttttaaattgccTTATTTTAAGTTATTACACTAAATGttgtttaacaaaacatttttagttttattgaaaATTCTACTTTCATATTAtagcatattataaaattataaaaaaaaaaaaagaaaatattgactCACATTAAGGAATATTTTGGCTGAAgtctaaagaaaatatattgataaattgTCCTTATAATAAGCGATCCTTTactttgatttaatattttggtCTTTgggaaaatatgaatattaaatcaTAATGGAAAAGCAATagctacataaaaatataaaccaaaccataaatgtaatatgaaaaaaaaaacctgatgaatttagtttacaatatatatatatatatatatatatatatatatatatatatatatatatatatatatatatatatatatatatatatatatatatatatatatatataaaaccagtattatttatttagttttattattattattattattattattatttattttcctttttaattcctTTTTAATATACTCTTTAATTAGTTCTTTTAGTACttggaattaattttatttcagttttagttatagtattttttttgtaactaaacataaacatatttatttaattgctcTGCTAAGGCCACATTCCTCTTCTTTATGTTTTTCATCTAAAATCACCTAACATTTTTACTCTTATTTccaataacaaaaattattttaataatgattttatagttttagttagcaGTAACAACCGAGCTTCATACCGCGTGATCCAAGAGACTTTTCTGATGTCAGAAAGATCAGATCATTATTTTGAGAAACATGCCACAGAATTTTTGgcatttacatatttacagtagTTTTCTCTTTTAACAGCCCTGTTAGTCAGCAGTGAGTAAACTGTGGGTTTCTAGTCGTGATAGCTAAATATGTAGCTGCTTCTTTCTTTATGTGAGTTTGTTTAAGTCCACTTATAGAAAGATGTTTTTTATTAGCGCACAAAATGTAATTAGTCTGAAAACGAGACAGACAAATATATCCAAGCtaaacatccaaaacaaatacCCTGGGTCCAAAAGCACACTGTGTTATTTCAGTGTCACACTTTCATTAGAAACAGAAGCCAGGCCACAGCTCTTTACATACAATTAAAGCCAAAACCTTAGATACTAACCCATGAAATGACGGCAGACACATCTGTTTATAATCTACTGTATGAACCAGGACTATCTTTAGCCATAGCCGCCAAACAAGACTTACCACACAGTTTAGAAATAGTGTCCTAAGCCCAGAATAAAGATGACTGCAGTAGTGCTCACTCTATAGTACACAAGTGGTGATTtcactaaatgaaaatgtgtttctgGCTCCTTCCGAAGGTGAAAACACACAGTCCTCAGAGACGGACCAGCATGACACAGTCTTGGCCTCGGGCACACGGGTGTCTCTCCAGGAGCACACAGCCCGGGGAAGGCCAGCGCGTGTTAAGTCACCTGCCCCTTCACTCGCAGCCCCAGGTGATGATTCCCAGCCTCAGCCTCACCATTCCCATCGGCGGGATACAGATGGTGCAGCCACGCTCCAgtatactgctccggagcgcatCTCTGAACCACATGACCGTCACCGTCCTGACCAAGGAGAAAGGGGCCGATTGGAGTCCTGCAGGCGAAGTTCCTCGTCGCAGAAACCAGCTGATAGTGTTCACGGAGCCGGCGGTGGAGATGAGCTCGAAGAGCGACGCTTCCTCCGATGAAGACAGAGAGCAGATCCGGGGAATGGTTCGGACAGGGCTCGCATCAAAACAGAGGGAGGTTCACAGTGTTCCCTTGACCACCTGGAAGAGTATCTCTCACAGAAACAACCGAAGGCATTCTGGGAGTCTGGAGAAAGCTCCGCCGCCGGACGCTTGCAGAACATCCCTGGATGCTAGGTGCTGAAGGAAAAGTTTgggagaaaatgaaaatgttgtcattgtttacgcacacacacacgtgtcattACAGATCTGCACGTTAGGCACAATGTTCAGTTTCGCTCTTTCTGCAAAAGAGCTTTTGGGACAGCCAAACATGTTCAGaggataatgaaaaaaaatgccCCCAAATTCAGGATAAGGGGGCAACAACTGGCCCTGCACaaataaactgaatatatatTGGCTGTAGTGTGAAAATGAACtaaaagtgttgtttttggcaTTACGTTTAGATTAATTATTTGGTGTTTTTTGCAGCACTGACTGAGCATCATAACCAATCACAGGTTTCTATTGAGCTTATGGGTGCAgcggccaatcagaggcgtttcGATTAGTCACCGCTGAAAACAGCTGAATTATGTCCTCTTGATAAATACTCGGATCATTAACAGTGCAGATGCTGTACAGGGAGTTTTGATTTTATCATGTGTAAACGGCAATAAACTAATTCATAAATGGTTCTTAATGCATGTGTGGCCAGAATACGGCAAGCTATTTCTACAAacatttgacataaaagaaaaaacaaataaattaaaaagttaatttgaaACTGTGTTATTCCTAAGTTTAAATGCCCAGGGAAATCTTTTATTGCtcattaccgtattttctggactataagtcacactttttttcatagtttggctggtcctgcgacttatagtcaggtgcgacttctcaaaatgaatttgacatgaaccgcgagaaatgaaccaagagaaaacattaccgtctactgccgggagagggcgctctatgctgctcagtgctcctgtagtctacactgaagacatagagcgccctctcgtggctggagacagtaatgttttctctcggttcttgggtctaaatcaatgcgacttatatgtttttttcctcatcacggtttatttttggactgatgcgacttatactcaggtgcgacttatagtctgaaaaatacggtacttgaaAAGTCTGTTCTGACCCTGTTGTCCAACATGTAAGACATTTCATCGTGCTATATTTGAAGATGCTTTAATGATATTTGAGAGGGAAGGGAAGATTTCT includes the following:
- the LOC127934927 gene encoding transcription factor HIVEP3-like isoform X2 gives rise to the protein MADMSPSLDRKQETPDSQKPNTTEVHTTQRTETKEAQQAELKEVEKKTTEENEDQQSTSKYSSRVQICEGGYRSSEEYVYVRGRGRGRYVCEECGIRCKKPSMLRKHIRLHTDARPYVCQHCNFAFKTKGNLTKHMKSKAHGKRCPEGTAPGPVQCELETDEGGDSEKHVLETEPIEEHQFSDAEDSDVDEPDDNDEASCSSSSLSRDAPGSCDVSGLSNPGWEPHPKAPVSMSPRKPSHYGQASSPKTTKSIVTLPHLQAAVETCSSPIHSMSPGLQMSPSLPASPGPDLSPLRCPSPSSCLSSLSPSNHRASSFPDPFPPSPSCPLALSVGASVTIQYQAERSRDSTKACPSRPDLKTKPVKTHSPQRRTSMTQSWPRAHGCLSRSTQPGEGQRVLSHLPLHSQPQVMIPSLSLTIPIGGIQMVQPRSSILLRSASLNHMTVTVLTKEKGADWSPAGEVPRRRNQLIVFTEPAVEMSSKSDASSDEDREQIRGMVRTGLASKQREVHSVPLTTWKSISHRNNRRHSGSLEKAPPPDACRTSLDARC